From the genome of Roseivivax sp. THAF197b:
GACCTCGCGGCAAACCAAGCGCACAGGACGTCCGATCCGGTCGAAAAAAGCGGAGCCTGTCCACATATCCCGCCCGTGCGTACCGTCGCTTCATCCAATCAACTTGCCTCTCTGTGAACGCGTTCACAGCGTGGCTGCCTGCCATCTCCTAAAGCTTGGGTCATCGAACGGACACACAGTCCACAGCCTGAACCCAATGACCAAGGAGATTTCCGATGACCAACACGATTGCCAAGAAACTCATCGCCACAGCCCTCGCGGTTTCCACGCTTGCCAACAACGCGACCACGGCGACGGCGGCCCCCCTGACCAATAATTACCGGGCCTACGAGGTATCGTTCGAGTGCCACAAGGACGGCGTGATCAATACCGGCACTCGGGACAAACTGGCGGTCAATTTCGTGACAACCGGGGGCCGGATCTACCCGGGCACGGCGATCCTTCAGCCCGGCAGCACCTGCGCGCCCGGCAGCCTTGCGGTCTATCGCTCGCCGCAGATCGCGTTGCCGAATGATGACCAATTGGCGCGGGTCACCGTGGCTGCAACTGGGCAGGATGCGATGCTCGCCACGGTGGTTCATGTGCACCAGTACGACAAGGGTGCGCCGAATACCGGCTTTCGGACGCCCTATGTGGGCCGCTGGGCCAATGGCAATGGACGGCGCGCCTATTGCTTCTCCACCGACGCCGCCGACACGACCAGCCAGGGCTGGTTCTCGAACGGAGGCGATCCGGCCCGGCATATCTGGTCGGCGGGCTGCACGAAGAAGATCACGTTCATGGTCAACGGCCCGGCCTCGCTTAACTAGAGCTCGGAAAGGCGTTTGCGCAGGTATCGTCCCCGGACGGGCCTGCGCGACAGAGCGACAGTCTCGACGTCCCTCGGTTCCCTCCGGGGCATTTTTCGCATCTGCACCCCGATTGAGGCCATGGATGCTGGCGACGAGCCTCGCGTGCCGGGTTGTCGCATGCCCCATCATGAAAAAGGGCGGCCCGAAAGCCGCCCCGTTCGTTACGGCTGAGGCCAGACCTCACTCGATGGTGTAATCCACCGGCATCTCGTAGCCCGTCGCGGCGACCGCTTCGATATAGGTCTTCATCACCTCCGTGCCGGGCATGCCGCGGCCGTCGGCGTCCTTGGCCTGCTGGTTGGGGAAGCTCACGAGGCTTTCCGCCCAGCCCGCGCGCGCCTCGGCGGACAATTCGCGGATCTCCGCACCCACTTCGCGCAGCCCTTCGAGGCCCGCGGCCTGCCGCGCGTTGTTCGAGGCACCCGACTGGTCCTCATAGGCGCGGCCCACTTCGACGATGATCTGGCGCACGTCCTCGGGCAGGCTGTCGAACTTGCGCTGGTTCATGGTCAGCGCGTTCACGCCCATCGCGCCGAAGCCGATCAGGGTGTAATAGGGCGAAGGCTCGTAGAACTTGAAGCCGAGATAGGCCGAGGGGAACATCAGCCAGCCGTTATAGACGCCCGTCTGCAGCGACAGGTAGCCGTCGGGCAGGGTGGATTGCACCGGCACCGCGCCCGCGAATTCGAGCCAGGGCAGGTTGGGCCCCGCGCCGCCGATCTTCACGCCCTGCAGGTCGTCCACAGTCTCCCAGGGATCGGTGGTGCCGAGGTGATAATTGTCCCAGCCATGCAGACCCAGAAGCACCTGGTCATACTCGGATGTGAATTGCTCGGTCAGCCACGGCACCGCGTCATAGGTGGCGCGCACGGCCTCCATGCCCTGTGCCGCGTCCTGCGGGCCGAAGGGCGTGTAATAGGGGAAGTTGTGCAAGAACAGCTTCGCCGGCTCGAAACAGATGCAATAGGCGCCGATATCGAGAATGCCGTTCTGCACCGACTCGAGCGTCTCGGCCACGCCCGCGATGGCACCGCCATAGCCTTCCACGAACTCGATCGTGTGCTCCGTCTCCTCGGCGACGCGGCGCTTGACCTCGGGCACGAAGAAATCCGCCACATCCGCCACGTAGACCGCAGGCCCGTTGGGGTGTCCGGCCCCGATCCTGAGGGTGATATCCTCGGCAAGGACGGGGGTCGCCCCGAGTGACAGTGCCGTCCCGACAAGCACGCATCCGCGCGCGTAAGCCGTCTTTTTCATCTATGTCTCCTCCCTGGTGTCGCGCAATATCGCGTGGAGCTGGCGGCCCTGGCCTGATCGGTGCTCTTGTCCGACCGGCATTATTTATCGACCGCTAACTACCGATGACATTCCCACACATAATCCCGCACCGGTCAAGCTGGCACATGAGCTGAGCGCCTTATTTATCGTTCGCTAATTAAAGTCCTTGACCCGAAACCGAGATAAAGTAGCTTTTGCCAACCACATGGCGTCAACAGGCAGGGGAGGGTCTGATGCAGGTGCCCATCAAGATTTCGAGGGCGATCCATCTGATCTCCGCGCTCTGGACGCTGGCCTTGGCGGCGCTGATCTTCGGGGACGTGATCGGACGCACGGTCTTCACGGCGCCCATTCCGGGCACCAAGGAAATCCTGCAGAACTCCATCGTCTCCATCGCCTTTCTGCAATTGCCGCTGGCGATCTATTCCGGCTCCATGTTGCGCACGACGATCTTTGCCGATGCGGTGCCGCCCGTCGCGCGGCGCATCCTGCGGACCGTCTCGGCGCTGCTCGGCCTCCTCGTCTTTCTCGGCCTGGTCTGGAGCACGCTGCCTGCCTTCCTCGATGCCTACCGGATCGGCGAATACGAGGGCGAGGGTTCGTTGCGGGTGCCCACCTGGCCGGTGCGCGGCGTCGTGCTGGTGATGTCGGCCTTCGTGGCGCTGGCCTATCTGCAAATGATCTGGCTCGACTGGCGCGGGCGGCTCATCGACGAGTCCGAAGCGCCCGGCGCCTTCGCCCCCCTCGGCACCGAAAAATAAGAGCAGGAGCGCGTCATGGGTGGGGATATCGTACTTTGGATGCTGCTTCTGCTG
Proteins encoded in this window:
- a CDS encoding C4-dicarboxylate TRAP transporter substrate-binding protein, whose amino-acid sequence is MKKTAYARGCVLVGTALSLGATPVLAEDITLRIGAGHPNGPAVYVADVADFFVPEVKRRVAEETEHTIEFVEGYGGAIAGVAETLESVQNGILDIGAYCICFEPAKLFLHNFPYYTPFGPQDAAQGMEAVRATYDAVPWLTEQFTSEYDQVLLGLHGWDNYHLGTTDPWETVDDLQGVKIGGAGPNLPWLEFAGAVPVQSTLPDGYLSLQTGVYNGWLMFPSAYLGFKFYEPSPYYTLIGFGAMGVNALTMNQRKFDSLPEDVRQIIVEVGRAYEDQSGASNNARQAAGLEGLREVGAEIRELSAEARAGWAESLVSFPNQQAKDADGRGMPGTEVMKTYIEAVAATGYEMPVDYTIE
- a CDS encoding TRAP transporter small permease; translated protein: MQVPIKISRAIHLISALWTLALAALIFGDVIGRTVFTAPIPGTKEILQNSIVSIAFLQLPLAIYSGSMLRTTIFADAVPPVARRILRTVSALLGLLVFLGLVWSTLPAFLDAYRIGEYEGEGSLRVPTWPVRGVVLVMSAFVALAYLQMIWLDWRGRLIDESEAPGAFAPLGTEK